The proteins below are encoded in one region of Microbispora sp. NBC_01189:
- a CDS encoding glucose 1-dehydrogenase: MRALTVVPRRAGSLALTEMPDPVPGTGELLVESVAVGVCGTDREVVAGDYGWAPPGRERLVIGHESLGRVRQAPAGSGFSPGDLVVGLVRYPDPVPCVACAHGEPDMCRNGRYTMRGLKELDGYASEAWCVETACAVRLDSGLGETGVLLQPASVVAKAWEQIEKVGTRSWFEPRRVLVTGAGPFGLLAALLGVQRGLDVHVFDFVKSGPKPALVADLGATYHTGWIEDVVTALQPDVVVEACGAAEVFTGALSAIGPYGIVCLTGVTPGSRRITVDVGTLNREMVLENAVVIGTIDSNLRHFTAAAGALAVSNPDWLARLISRRMPLDRYAGAYDRREDDVKVVLTFG; encoded by the coding sequence ATGCGCGCGCTCACCGTCGTCCCGCGCCGGGCCGGCTCGCTGGCGCTGACCGAGATGCCCGACCCCGTGCCCGGAACCGGTGAGCTCCTCGTCGAGAGCGTCGCCGTCGGCGTGTGCGGCACCGACAGGGAGGTCGTCGCCGGCGACTACGGCTGGGCCCCGCCGGGCCGGGAGCGGCTGGTCATCGGGCACGAGTCCCTCGGCCGCGTACGGCAGGCCCCCGCCGGTTCCGGCTTCTCCCCCGGCGACCTCGTCGTGGGCCTGGTGCGCTACCCGGATCCGGTGCCGTGCGTTGCCTGCGCTCACGGTGAGCCCGACATGTGCCGCAACGGGCGATACACCATGCGGGGGCTGAAGGAACTCGACGGCTACGCGAGCGAGGCGTGGTGCGTGGAGACGGCCTGCGCCGTACGGCTCGACTCGGGCCTCGGCGAGACGGGCGTGCTGCTGCAGCCGGCGTCGGTGGTCGCCAAGGCCTGGGAGCAGATCGAGAAGGTCGGGACACGGTCCTGGTTCGAGCCGCGCCGGGTGCTGGTCACCGGCGCGGGACCGTTCGGCCTGCTCGCCGCGCTGCTCGGGGTCCAGCGTGGTCTCGACGTGCACGTGTTCGACTTCGTCAAGAGCGGGCCCAAACCGGCGCTGGTCGCCGATCTCGGCGCGACCTACCACACGGGCTGGATCGAGGACGTCGTGACCGCGCTCCAGCCGGACGTGGTCGTCGAGGCCTGCGGCGCGGCCGAGGTCTTCACCGGCGCCCTCTCCGCGATCGGCCCGTACGGGATCGTCTGCCTGACCGGGGTCACCCCCGGCTCCCGCCGGATCACCGTGGACGTGGGCACGCTCAACCGCGAGATGGTCCTGGAGAACGCCGTCGTCATCGGGACGATCGACTCGAACCTGCGCCACTTCACCGCGGCGGCCGGCGCCCTCGCCGTGTCGAACCCCGACTGGCTCGCCCGGCTGATCTCCCGGCGGATGCCCCTGGACCGATACGCGGGGGCGTACGACAGGCGGGAGGACGACGTGAAGGTCGTGCTCACCTTCGGCTGA
- a CDS encoding response regulator transcription factor, whose translation MISPCPAPTGVPIGVLIADDDPLVRAGLVMMLGGAADLRVVAEAGDGAEVLPLTRLHHPDVVLMDIRMPVMDGLAATEALRARDGAPEVIVLTTFDADEHVLRALRAGAAGFLLKDTPPHEIVEAVRRVARGHPVLSPAVTRRLIARVAGSGRDLRRTRAQERLAPLNDREREIAVAVGQGRPNAEIAALLHLSLPTVKTHVSSILAKLGLGNRVQIALLVHDAGLLDDVPGG comes from the coding sequence ATGATCTCGCCCTGCCCCGCACCCACAGGCGTGCCCATCGGCGTGCTCATCGCCGACGACGACCCCCTCGTCCGGGCCGGCCTCGTGATGATGCTCGGCGGCGCGGCGGACCTCCGCGTCGTCGCCGAGGCGGGAGACGGCGCGGAGGTCCTGCCGCTGACCCGCCTGCACCACCCCGACGTGGTGCTGATGGACATCCGGATGCCCGTCATGGACGGCCTGGCCGCGACCGAGGCGCTACGCGCCCGCGACGGCGCGCCCGAGGTGATCGTGCTGACCACCTTCGACGCCGACGAGCACGTGCTGCGCGCCCTGCGCGCGGGGGCCGCCGGGTTCCTGCTGAAGGACACCCCGCCGCACGAGATCGTCGAGGCCGTCCGCCGGGTGGCCCGCGGCCACCCGGTGCTGTCCCCGGCGGTGACCCGGCGGCTCATCGCCCGGGTGGCCGGGTCGGGCCGGGACCTGCGGCGGACCCGGGCGCAGGAGCGCCTGGCGCCGCTGAACGACCGGGAACGGGAGATCGCCGTGGCGGTCGGGCAGGGCAGGCCGAACGCCGAGATCGCCGCGCTGCTCCACCTCAGCCTCCCGACCGTGAAAACGCACGTGTCGAGCATCCTCGCCAAGCTCGGGCTGGGCAACCGCGTGCAGATCGCACTGCTGGTCCACGACGCCGGACTGCTCGACGACGTCCCGGGGGGCTGA
- a CDS encoding sensor histidine kinase — MNPSAAAPRHRRTRRDRLVDTTMFLLAAAFAFLMSADRLGTAPLPPGWLFPLDQVAGALGCAALWLRRRWPVGLAVTLVALSAVFEMVAGPMLAALFSVAVHRRPRISGGVFAFSVLAAVVFTWLRPEPGMPPLATLMLGLALQGAAAGWGLFVHHRRRLVLAQRDHAARMETEARLRAEQAQHLVREALAREMHDVLGHRLSLLSVHAGALEFNPGADPADVARAARVIRESAHQALQDLREVIGVLRAPSGGTSGDPYGGSHGDPYGEEAATTRPGPPGLADLDRLLAESGEAGMRVRLRDELGGRPRETVPGRTGHTAYRVVQEALTNARRHAPGAEVRLRLAGAPGEGLTIEVVNDTPAAGRPETGGGGGSGGSGHGLAGLAERVTLAGGRLEHGPVRRDGGTGPGGWHVRAWLPWPA; from the coding sequence ATGAACCCCTCCGCCGCCGCCCCCCGGCACCGGCGAACCCGGCGCGACCGGCTCGTGGACACGACGATGTTCCTGCTCGCCGCGGCGTTCGCGTTCCTCATGTCGGCGGACCGCCTCGGCACCGCGCCGCTGCCGCCCGGGTGGCTGTTCCCCCTCGACCAGGTCGCGGGCGCGCTCGGCTGCGCCGCGCTGTGGCTGCGCCGACGATGGCCGGTCGGGCTCGCGGTGACGCTCGTCGCGCTGTCGGCCGTCTTCGAGATGGTCGCGGGCCCGATGCTGGCCGCGCTCTTCTCGGTGGCGGTCCACCGGCGTCCCCGGATCTCCGGGGGGGTGTTCGCGTTCAGCGTGCTGGCCGCGGTCGTGTTCACGTGGCTGCGTCCCGAACCGGGCATGCCGCCGCTCGCGACGTTGATGCTGGGCCTGGCCCTGCAGGGCGCGGCGGCCGGCTGGGGGTTGTTCGTCCACCACCGGCGCCGCCTGGTGCTGGCGCAGCGCGACCACGCGGCCCGGATGGAGACGGAGGCGAGACTGCGGGCCGAGCAGGCGCAGCACCTGGTCCGCGAGGCCCTCGCCCGGGAGATGCACGACGTGCTCGGGCACCGGTTGTCCCTGCTGAGCGTGCACGCGGGAGCGCTGGAGTTCAACCCCGGCGCCGACCCCGCCGACGTCGCCCGCGCGGCGCGGGTCATCAGGGAGAGCGCGCACCAGGCGTTGCAGGACCTGCGCGAGGTGATCGGCGTGCTGCGCGCCCCCTCCGGCGGCACATCCGGAGACCCGTACGGCGGCTCCCACGGCGACCCGTACGGAGAGGAGGCCGCGACCACGCGGCCCGGCCCGCCGGGCCTGGCCGATCTGGACCGGCTGCTGGCGGAGTCGGGCGAGGCCGGCATGCGGGTGCGGCTGCGCGACGAACTCGGCGGACGGCCCCGGGAGACCGTCCCGGGCCGGACGGGTCACACCGCGTACCGCGTCGTGCAGGAGGCGCTCACCAACGCGCGCAGGCACGCGCCGGGGGCGGAGGTCCGCCTGCGGCTGGCGGGGGCGCCCGGCGAGGGCCTGACGATCGAGGTGGTCAACGACACCCCCGCCGCAGGCCGGCCGGAGACCGGAGGCGGCGGAGGCAGCGGAGGCAGCGGTCACGGGCTCGCCGGCCTGGCCGAGCGCGTCACCCTGGCCGGAGGACGGCTGGAGCACGGGCCCGTGCGCCGGGACGGCGGCACCGGCCCGGGTGGCTGGCACGTGCGGGCCTGGCTACCGTGGCCCGCATAA
- the ligD gene encoding non-homologous end-joining DNA ligase, with protein sequence MAALPAYAPMMARLGPLPEPQGDYAHEMKWDGVRALGYVEDGTLRLVSRNGRAITPAYPEIAGLAGATGGQSTVLDGEIVAFDERGRPSFEALQPRMHQRDPLRIRHLVVTTPVTYLLFDVLHAGAGTMIGAPYTERRRVLEDLVRAGRHWAVPPYYSGGGEQALADSRRLGLEGVVAKRLVSAYLPGRRSPDWVKVKNVRTQEVVVGGWRPGEGRRADTIGSLLLGVNDGGLLRYAGSVGTGFTDEALRRLAERLAPLRRDTPPFSGITREEARGCRWVEPVLVGEVQFAEWTGEGRLRHPSWRGLRDDKDPGEVVRAEG encoded by the coding sequence ATGGCCGCCCTTCCGGCGTACGCGCCGATGATGGCCCGGCTCGGGCCGCTGCCCGAGCCGCAGGGCGACTACGCGCACGAGATGAAGTGGGACGGGGTCCGCGCCCTCGGCTACGTCGAGGACGGGACGCTCCGGCTGGTCTCCCGCAACGGCAGGGCCATCACCCCCGCCTATCCCGAGATCGCCGGGCTGGCCGGCGCGACCGGCGGGCAGTCGACCGTGCTCGACGGGGAGATCGTCGCCTTCGACGAACGGGGCAGGCCGTCGTTCGAGGCGCTCCAGCCGCGGATGCACCAGCGCGACCCGCTCAGGATCAGGCATCTGGTGGTCACCACTCCCGTGACGTACCTGCTGTTCGACGTGCTGCACGCCGGCGCCGGCACCATGATCGGCGCGCCCTACACGGAACGGCGGCGCGTCCTGGAGGACCTCGTGCGCGCTGGGCGCCACTGGGCCGTCCCGCCCTACTACTCCGGCGGCGGGGAGCAGGCGCTGGCCGACTCCCGCCGCCTGGGGCTGGAGGGCGTCGTCGCCAAACGGCTCGTCTCCGCCTACCTGCCCGGCCGCCGCTCCCCCGACTGGGTGAAGGTCAAGAACGTCCGTACCCAGGAGGTCGTGGTCGGCGGCTGGCGGCCCGGGGAGGGCCGCCGCGCCGACACGATCGGCTCGCTGCTGCTGGGCGTGAACGACGGCGGCCTGCTCCGGTACGCCGGGAGTGTCGGCACCGGCTTCACCGACGAGGCGCTGCGGCGGCTCGCCGAGCGCCTGGCGCCGCTGCGGCGGGACACGCCCCCGTTCTCCGGCATCACCCGCGAGGAGGCCAGGGGGTGCCGGTGGGTGGAGCCGGTGCTGGTCGGCGAGGTGCAGTTCGCCGAGTGGACCGGCGAGGGACGGCTGCGCCATCCCTCCTGGCGGGGCCTGCGCGACGACAAGGACCCCGGCGAGGTCGTCCGCGCGGAGGGATGA
- a CDS encoding ribbon-helix-helix domain-containing protein, which translates to MTKKITISLPDELADEAQASGNASAYIAAALRERRRVQGDLAIMADLWGPGWQDGITDDDSARAARLMGGDAKADAA; encoded by the coding sequence ATGACCAAGAAGATTACGATCTCTTTGCCGGACGAACTGGCCGACGAGGCGCAGGCGTCCGGCAACGCCTCGGCCTACATCGCCGCGGCGCTGCGCGAGCGGCGGCGCGTCCAGGGCGACCTGGCCATCATGGCCGACTTATGGGGGCCGGGCTGGCAGGACGGCATCACCGACGACGACAGCGCCCGCGCGGCCCGCCTCATGGGCGGGGACGCCAAGGCGGACGCCGCGTGA
- a CDS encoding GDSL-type esterase/lipase family protein has product MGDSLSHGSDGDYTWRYRLARHFAARGAPVRFTGPWTGTRAPPRAYRAPPHPHRSPPHAHRSPAGGCRPGIDFPGDRHYARWGRLMEEARRNIADAVAAHRPGHLLVALGFNDLAWGVSGPDRLLAHVAEFVGLARAARPDLRFLVADVVRRTPLPSLPHLPGITEAYNARLPGLLAALSTPRSPVVPVGLAAVYDPYADTYDGLHPGVAGEFTIAKAFADAFFPDLVTGRRFSVNRWTIDGMTE; this is encoded by the coding sequence GTGGGCGACTCGCTCAGCCACGGCTCGGACGGCGACTACACATGGCGATACCGGCTCGCCCGCCACTTCGCCGCGCGGGGCGCGCCGGTGCGCTTCACCGGGCCGTGGACGGGCACCCGCGCCCCGCCCCGTGCGTATCGCGCCCCGCCTCACCCGCACCGCTCCCCGCCTCACGCGCACCGCTCCCCGGCGGGCGGCTGCCGCCCGGGGATCGACTTCCCCGGCGACCGGCACTACGCCCGCTGGGGCCGCCTCATGGAGGAGGCCAGGCGGAACATCGCGGACGCCGTCGCCGCGCACCGGCCCGGCCACCTCCTGGTGGCGCTCGGCTTCAACGACCTGGCCTGGGGCGTGAGCGGCCCCGACCGCCTGCTCGCCCACGTCGCGGAGTTCGTGGGCCTGGCCCGCGCCGCGCGGCCGGACCTGCGGTTCCTCGTGGCCGACGTGGTCCGTCGCACGCCGCTGCCCTCCCTGCCGCATCTGCCGGGGATCACCGAGGCGTACAACGCCCGCCTGCCCGGCCTCCTGGCCGCGCTGTCCACGCCGCGCTCCCCCGTGGTCCCCGTGGGCCTGGCCGCCGTCTACGACCCGTACGCCGACACCTACGACGGCCTGCATCCCGGCGTCGCCGGCGAGTTCACGATCGCGAAGGCCTTCGCGGACGCGTTCTTCCCCGACCTTGTCACCGGGCGGCGCTTTTCCGTGAACCGGTGGACCATCGACGGTATGACTGAGTAG
- a CDS encoding SDR family NAD(P)-dependent oxidoreductase, which produces MRLAGARVLVTGASSGIGTAIALELWARRARLVLSGRDREALAAVAARTGGEVVPADLAHDGAHDGAHDGAEDLAARAGPVDVLVANAGEGWSGPLTRMPGGTAERLIAVNLTANVRLTRLLLPAMIERGRGHLVFVASIAGVVGVPEEAVYAATKAGLLAFAESLRYELPGIGVTTVVPGVVDTPFFARRGTPYARRRPAPVPPERVARAVAAGVERGRAEVYVPAWLRLPARLHGAAPGPFRALARRFG; this is translated from the coding sequence ATGCGGCTCGCGGGGGCACGGGTGCTCGTCACGGGCGCGTCGTCGGGGATCGGCACGGCGATCGCGCTCGAACTGTGGGCCCGCCGCGCCCGCCTGGTGCTCTCCGGGCGCGACCGGGAGGCGCTCGCCGCCGTCGCCGCCCGGACCGGCGGCGAGGTCGTCCCCGCCGACCTCGCCCATGACGGGGCCCATGACGGGGCCCATGACGGGGCCGAGGACCTGGCCGCCCGCGCCGGGCCGGTGGACGTGCTGGTCGCGAACGCGGGTGAGGGCTGGAGCGGGCCGCTGACGCGGATGCCGGGCGGCACGGCGGAGCGCCTGATCGCGGTCAACCTGACGGCCAACGTGCGGCTCACCCGGCTGCTGCTGCCCGCGATGATCGAGCGCGGGCGCGGGCACCTCGTCTTCGTCGCCTCGATCGCGGGGGTGGTGGGGGTCCCGGAGGAGGCGGTGTACGCCGCGACCAAGGCGGGCCTGCTGGCCTTCGCCGAGAGCCTGCGCTACGAGCTGCCCGGGATCGGGGTGACCACCGTGGTGCCCGGGGTGGTCGACACGCCGTTCTTCGCGCGGCGCGGCACGCCGTACGCGCGCCGCCGGCCCGCGCCCGTGCCGCCGGAGCGGGTGGCGCGGGCCGTCGCGGCCGGCGTCGAGCGCGGCCGCGCCGAGGTGTACGTGCCGGCCTGGCTGCGGCTGCCCGCCCGCCTGCACGGCGCCGCGCCCGGCCCGTTCCGCGCCCTCGCCCGCCGCTTCGGCTAG
- the hpnH gene encoding adenosyl-hopene transferase HpnH: MPMPLRQSLRVGGYVLRQRLRRRRRFPLLVELEPLFACNLACAGCGKIQHPAGVLRQRMPVGQAVAAVEECGAPMVSIAGGEPLMHPQIAEMVRALVARRKYVFLCTNALLIPRKIDQFTPSPYFAWAVHIDGLRERHDASVCKEGVFDQAVAAVRECRRRGFRVTTNTTFFAGDSPRTVIEVLDYLNDDLRVDQMMISPGYAYEKAPDQDCFLGVRQTRELFRAAFAGGNRGRWRLNHSPLYLDFLEGRIDFPCTAWAIPSYSVFGWQRPCYLMADGYAGTYRELADETDWSAYGRGRDPRCANCMAHCGYEPTAVFATIGSLRESLRALRSP, translated from the coding sequence ATGCCGATGCCCTTACGTCAGAGCCTTCGCGTCGGCGGGTACGTCCTGCGCCAGCGGTTGCGGCGGCGCAGGCGGTTCCCGCTGCTGGTCGAGCTCGAGCCGTTGTTCGCCTGCAACCTCGCGTGCGCGGGCTGCGGGAAGATCCAGCACCCGGCCGGCGTGCTCAGGCAGCGCATGCCGGTCGGCCAGGCGGTCGCCGCCGTCGAGGAGTGCGGCGCGCCGATGGTGTCCATCGCCGGCGGGGAGCCGCTCATGCACCCCCAGATCGCGGAGATGGTCCGGGCGCTGGTGGCCCGGCGGAAGTACGTCTTCCTGTGCACCAACGCCCTGCTGATCCCGCGCAAGATCGACCAGTTCACGCCCTCGCCGTACTTCGCCTGGGCGGTGCACATCGACGGGCTGCGCGAGCGGCACGACGCGTCGGTGTGCAAGGAGGGCGTGTTCGACCAGGCGGTCGCCGCGGTGCGGGAGTGCCGGCGGCGCGGTTTCCGCGTCACCACGAACACCACCTTCTTCGCCGGGGACAGCCCGCGCACGGTGATCGAGGTGCTCGACTACCTCAACGACGACCTGCGGGTCGACCAGATGATGATCTCGCCGGGGTACGCGTACGAGAAGGCGCCCGACCAGGACTGCTTCCTCGGGGTGCGGCAGACCCGCGAGCTGTTCCGCGCGGCCTTCGCCGGAGGCAACCGCGGGCGCTGGCGGCTGAACCACTCGCCGCTCTACCTGGACTTCCTGGAGGGGAGGATCGACTTCCCCTGCACGGCCTGGGCCATCCCGTCGTACTCGGTCTTCGGCTGGCAGCGGCCCTGCTACCTGATGGCGGACGGGTACGCCGGGACCTACCGGGAGCTGGCCGACGAGACCGACTGGAGCGCCTACGGGCGGGGCCGCGACCCGCGCTGCGCCAACTGCATGGCGCACTGCGGCTACGAGCCGACGGCGGTCTTCGCCACCATCGGCTCGCTGCGCGAGTCCCTGCGTGCCCTGCGGAGCCCCTAG
- the ispH gene encoding 4-hydroxy-3-methylbut-2-enyl diphosphate reductase: protein MTDLIVCTALGMEARAVTRGLRPVRERPRVRVVRVGMGPDRAARAAALLPPAGALAVTGFAGALDDGLRPGDVLVATEIRSGDHVWPCPSAPLLAGELARAGLRAVTGPLVTSPRIVSGRDRRALAAEGAAAVDMESAPLAAAARGRPFAAVRVIVDTPAAPLLSLATMGGAVAACRTLTRIGPVLARWAAAAGPRRVLLASPRSFCAGVERAVEIVERALVRYGPPVYVRKQIVHNAHVVRDLERRGAVFVDDLAEVPDVPGGAVTVFSAHGVSPAVREEAGRRGLRVVDATCPLVAKVHAEARRFAARGDLVVLIGHAGHEEVEGVLGEMPGAGVLAEDEAGVESLPASLAEGHRVACLTQTTLAADEAEEVAAAVLRRFPGAEGPRSDDICYATTNRQRAVRAVAAEAGLVLVVGSANSSNARRLAEVAARSGRGEAPLARLVDGPGDIALEWLRDARTIGLTASASTPASLVDAVVAALGGLGPLEVEERRVTEENVEFTLPKEVRP, encoded by the coding sequence ATGACGGATCTGATCGTGTGCACCGCGCTGGGCATGGAGGCCCGGGCCGTGACCCGGGGGCTGCGGCCGGTGCGGGAGCGTCCCCGCGTCCGGGTCGTCCGGGTCGGCATGGGGCCGGACCGGGCGGCGCGCGCGGCGGCCCTGCTCCCGCCCGCCGGCGCCCTCGCCGTCACCGGCTTCGCGGGCGCCCTGGACGACGGGCTGCGTCCCGGGGACGTGCTCGTCGCCACCGAGATCCGCTCAGGGGACCACGTGTGGCCGTGCCCCTCCGCCCCGCTGCTCGCCGGCGAGCTGGCCCGCGCCGGGCTGCGCGCCGTCACCGGCCCGCTCGTGACCTCCCCTCGCATCGTGTCCGGCCGCGACCGCCGCGCGCTGGCCGCCGAGGGGGCGGCCGCGGTCGACATGGAGAGCGCGCCGCTGGCCGCCGCCGCGCGGGGGCGGCCCTTCGCCGCCGTACGCGTGATCGTGGACACCCCCGCCGCCCCCCTGCTGAGCCTCGCGACGATGGGCGGCGCGGTGGCGGCGTGCCGCACGCTCACCCGGATCGGCCCGGTGCTGGCGCGGTGGGCGGCGGCCGCGGGCCCCCGGCGGGTGCTGCTCGCCTCCCCCCGCTCGTTCTGCGCGGGGGTCGAGCGGGCCGTCGAGATCGTCGAGCGGGCGCTCGTCCGGTACGGCCCGCCGGTGTACGTGCGCAAGCAGATCGTGCACAACGCTCATGTCGTACGGGACCTGGAGCGGCGTGGAGCGGTGTTCGTGGACGACCTGGCCGAGGTGCCCGACGTGCCCGGGGGCGCGGTGACCGTGTTCTCCGCGCACGGGGTGTCGCCCGCCGTGCGGGAGGAGGCCGGGCGGCGCGGCCTGCGGGTGGTCGACGCGACGTGCCCGCTGGTCGCGAAGGTCCACGCGGAGGCCCGCCGGTTCGCCGCCCGCGGCGACCTCGTCGTGCTGATCGGCCACGCCGGGCACGAGGAGGTCGAGGGCGTGCTCGGCGAGATGCCCGGCGCGGGGGTGCTGGCCGAGGACGAGGCCGGGGTGGAGTCCCTGCCCGCGTCGCTCGCCGAGGGGCACCGGGTCGCCTGCCTGACGCAGACCACGCTGGCCGCCGACGAGGCCGAGGAGGTCGCGGCGGCGGTCCTGCGGCGCTTCCCCGGGGCGGAGGGGCCGCGAAGCGACGACATCTGTTACGCGACGACCAACCGGCAGCGCGCGGTGCGGGCGGTGGCCGCCGAGGCCGGGCTGGTCCTGGTCGTCGGGTCGGCGAACTCGTCCAACGCCCGGCGGCTGGCCGAGGTCGCCGCCCGCTCCGGTCGTGGTGAGGCTCCCCTCGCCCGGCTGGTCGACGGTCCCGGCGACATCGCGCTGGAGTGGCTGCGTGACGCGCGGACGATCGGGCTGACCGCGAGCGCGTCCACCCCCGCCTCGCTGGTGGACGCCGTCGTGGCGGCCCTCGGCGGGCTCGGGCCGCTGGAGGTGGAGGAACGGCGGGTGACCGAGGAGAACGTCGAGTTCACACTGCCGAAGGAGGTGCGGCCCTGA
- the shc gene encoding squalene--hopene cyclase: protein MTALVTAASRAATALEAARDHLLALQSPEGWWKGELQTNVTMDAEDLLLREFLGVRTGAETAEAARWIRSQQQAGGGWANFHDGPADLSTTVEAYVALRLAGDPPSAPHLRAAADLVRDLGGVESARVFTRIWLALFGLWRWEDLPVIPPEIVFLPPWCPLNVYDWACWARQTIVPLTIVTAHRPVRPLPFGLAELRTGRRPRRATRTGLDTVVDTVVDTAFAALDHALHRYERRPLAGLRRAALRRAAEWVVARQEDDGSWGGIQPPWVYSLIALHLSGYDAAHPVMRRGLAGLDRFTIREDGTRRLEACQSPVWDTALAVIALLDAGLPREHPALDRAGEWLLREEIRGPGDWAVRRPGLAPGGWAFEFDNDGYPDVDDTAEVILALGRWGRPAARDAVRRGLRWTAGMASRDGGFAAFDADNTRALCLRLPFCDFGAVIDPPSADVTAHVVEALAAEGEARSPAVRRAVTWLLRAQEPGGSWFGRWGANHVYGTGAVLPALAAAGVPPAAPCVRRAVAWLEAHQHPGGGWGEDMRSYRDPAWIGRGEPTASQTAWALIGLLAAGERGPAVERGVAWLAGTQRPDGTWDEPHYTGTGFPGDFFINYHLYRLVFPVSALGRYLRAGEGTREGTREGAP, encoded by the coding sequence GTGACCGCGCTGGTCACCGCCGCGTCGCGCGCCGCGACCGCGCTGGAGGCGGCCCGCGACCACCTGCTCGCCCTGCAGTCGCCGGAGGGCTGGTGGAAGGGCGAGCTCCAGACCAACGTGACCATGGACGCCGAGGACCTCCTGCTCCGCGAGTTCCTCGGCGTGCGGACCGGCGCGGAGACGGCCGAGGCCGCCCGGTGGATCAGGTCGCAGCAGCAGGCGGGCGGCGGCTGGGCCAACTTCCACGACGGCCCGGCCGACCTGTCCACCACCGTCGAGGCGTACGTCGCGCTGCGGCTCGCGGGCGACCCGCCGTCCGCGCCGCACCTGCGCGCCGCCGCGGACCTCGTCCGCGATCTGGGCGGCGTCGAGTCGGCCCGGGTCTTCACCCGCATCTGGCTCGCGCTGTTCGGTCTGTGGCGGTGGGAGGACCTGCCGGTGATCCCCCCGGAGATCGTGTTCCTGCCCCCGTGGTGCCCGCTGAACGTGTACGACTGGGCCTGCTGGGCACGGCAGACGATCGTGCCGCTGACGATCGTCACCGCGCACCGGCCGGTCCGGCCGCTGCCGTTCGGCCTCGCGGAACTGCGCACCGGGCGGCGCCCGCGACGAGCCACGCGTACGGGCCTGGACACGGTCGTGGACACGGTCGTGGACACGGCGTTCGCGGCGCTCGACCACGCGCTGCACCGCTACGAACGGCGGCCGCTCGCCGGGCTCCGCCGCGCCGCGCTCCGGCGGGCGGCCGAGTGGGTCGTCGCCCGGCAGGAGGACGACGGGTCGTGGGGCGGCATCCAGCCGCCCTGGGTCTACTCGCTGATCGCGCTGCACCTCTCCGGGTACGACGCCGCCCATCCCGTCATGCGCCGGGGGCTGGCCGGGCTGGACCGGTTCACGATCAGGGAGGACGGCACGCGCAGGCTGGAGGCGTGCCAGTCGCCGGTCTGGGACACCGCGCTCGCCGTGATCGCGCTCCTGGACGCCGGTCTGCCGCGCGAGCACCCCGCGCTGGACCGGGCGGGTGAGTGGCTGCTCCGCGAGGAGATCCGGGGGCCCGGCGACTGGGCCGTGCGGCGCCCGGGGCTCGCGCCCGGCGGCTGGGCGTTCGAGTTCGACAACGACGGCTATCCCGACGTCGACGACACGGCGGAGGTGATCCTCGCGCTGGGCCGGTGGGGCCGTCCGGCCGCCCGGGACGCCGTACGGCGGGGGCTGCGCTGGACGGCCGGGATGGCCTCCCGCGACGGCGGCTTCGCCGCGTTCGACGCCGACAACACGCGCGCGCTGTGTCTGCGGCTGCCGTTCTGCGACTTCGGCGCGGTCATCGACCCGCCGTCGGCCGACGTGACGGCGCACGTGGTCGAGGCGCTCGCCGCCGAGGGCGAGGCCCGCTCCCCCGCCGTACGGCGGGCCGTGACGTGGCTGCTGCGGGCGCAGGAGCCCGGCGGCTCGTGGTTCGGCAGGTGGGGGGCGAACCACGTGTACGGCACCGGGGCGGTGCTGCCCGCCCTCGCCGCCGCCGGGGTGCCGCCCGCCGCGCCCTGCGTACGGCGCGCGGTCGCCTGGCTGGAGGCGCACCAGCACCCCGGCGGCGGCTGGGGCGAGGACATGCGCTCCTACCGCGACCCCGCCTGGATCGGGCGGGGCGAGCCGACCGCCTCGCAGACGGCCTGGGCGCTCATCGGCCTGCTGGCCGCAGGAGAGCGGGGCCCGGCGGTCGAGCGCGGCGTGGCGTGGCTGGCCGGCACGCAGCGCCCGGACGGCACCTGGGACGAGCCGCACTACACCGGGACCGGCTTCCCCGGCGACTTCTTCATCAACTACCACCTCTACCGGCTCGTGTTCCCGGTCAGCGCGCTCGGCCGCTACCTGCGGGCCGGGGAGGGCACGCGGGAGGGGACGCGCGAGGGGGCGCCATGA